The Actinosynnema mirum DSM 43827 genomic interval GGCGGGCCGGGCGGGCGGGAAAATGCCTGATGACGCACTCGATCCCCCACCCGACCGGCGTGGTGCCGCCGCTGGCCCGGCTCGTCATGAAGACCGGATCGCTGGAGACGCTCCGACCCGCCAACGTGGCCCACTGGACGAAGATCGCGGAAATGCTGCGCGCCGCATTCCCGCAAGGCGGCGCGCAGCGCGACGACGTCCACCTGTTCACGTCGTACTCCGCGCACGGCCTCGCGCAGCCGGAGGTCGTCACCGAGCACGACACCAAGCTGATGACCGTGGCCCGCCTGCTCCTGGAGCACCTCATGGAGGCCAATGGCCAGTGGTCCTACCTGAAGGCGCAGCCCTGGTTCACCGACGGCGGGCACCTCGTCGCCATCGACGCGAACTACTACCCGAACCGGGAGGTGAAGGGCGGACAACCGCAGTTCCACAAGGACACGGCGGGCAACAACGTCTTCGTCAACCTGCTGTTCGACAACCCCGACCCCATCCCGGCCACCGAGTGGCTCGTGGACGTCGGCGAACCCGGTTTCCGGCGGCGCCTCCTGCAGGAATCCCTGCTGCCGCCCGGCTACCTCAAGGACCTGGACGAGGCGCGCCTGCACCTGCGGGCCACCACGGCCGCCGACGAGCCGGTGAGCGGAGGCGTGACCGAGGGGGCGAACACCTACGTCTCCTGGGTCGACGACCTGATCTGGCACGCCACGCCGACCGACGTGAACCGGCACGCCTACACCGCCGCGCAGGCGTCGGTGCTCTACGACCTCGTGGACGCCCGGTCCAGAGCCGGATCGCTGTCCCACGTCTACGACGGCCGCATCGGGGAGTTCGTCTCCGTCCCCGAGCTGCTCGGCTCCATCGCCGAGTGCCCCACCACCCACCTGCGCCACGTCCTCGGCGCGAAGTTCGGCCCCCAGGACGTCGACTACCCCACCGTCGACGTGCTCTGGAAGAAGGTCTACGCGGGCGGGGAAGGCAGGGCCCGCTACCTGGAAGACGTGGCGAAGCGGGGCGCGAGCGAGTGGCGCCTGACCGGTCACATCGCCAACGCCAGCACGACCGACCCCGGCGCGCCGGGCAGCTCCCAGCTCTTCGAGACCCCGGCCGGCCTGTCGAGCCGCAGACGTCGGAACAGCGATCCCGCCACCAAGGTCGACGTCCTGCTGGCCCTGCTCACCCAGATCGCCAAGGGCCACCCGCGCTCTTTCCTGCGGACCTGGGTGCGCGTCATCCCGAGGAACAGCGAGGAGGGGCGAAGAGCCTTCCCGCAGCGCTGACCGCGCCGGGGCGGACGTCCTACCGCGCCGCCCGCCCCAGCGTGCTCTCCCGCGCCACCAACCGGTGCGCCGCCCGCACCTCCACCCCGGCGACCCCCTCCGTCCCCCGCCCCAGCCCGATCCGCATCAGCAGCCGCTCCACCGCCGTCGCCGCGATCGCCTCCTTGTCCGGCGACACCGTGCTGATCGTCGGGTTCGAGTACCGGCCCTCCTCGATGTCGTCGTACCCGATCAGCGCCACGTCCTCCGGCACCCGCACCCCGCGCTCCAGCGCCGCGTGCAGCGCCCCCAGCGCCACCAGGTCGCTGTAGCAGAACACCGCGTCGGGCGGGTCCGAGCGGTTCAGCAGGCGGCGCATCGCGCCCGCGCCGTCGGCCCGGTTGAACCTCGGCGTGCCGATCACCAGGGCCTCGTCCACCTCCAGCGCGGCGTCCAGGTGAGCCTGGCGGAAACCGGTGGTGCGCAGCTGCGCGGCCTCCCCGGTCGGGTAGGGCTGGTCGCCTATCGCGGCGATCCGCCTGCGCCCCAACGAGATCAGGTGCGCGGTCGCCTCGCGCGAGGCCGCCACGTCGTCGATGCCCACGTGGTCGAACGAGCCCGCCGCGGACCGCTCGCCCAGCACCACCAGCGGCAGCGTCGGGTCGGCGTCGGCGAGGTCGCGCTGCGCCAGGCCGAGCGGGCTGAAGATCAGGCCGTCGAACGCGAAGCCCCGCGCGCGCCTGCGGATCAGCTCGCGCTCGTGCTCCGGGTCGCCGTCGGTCTGGTCGACCAGCACGTTGTAGCCGCCCGCGCGCGCCCTCGGGATGATGCCCTGGAGCAGTTCGGAGAAGTACGGGGTGTCCAGGTACGGCACGACCACCGCGATCTGCCCGGACCGCCCGCGGGCCAGGTTCCGCGCCACCACGTTCGGCCGGTAGTCCAGCTCCGCGATCGCCTTCTCCACCTTCGCGCGGGTGGCCTCGGTGACCGGCGCGTAGCCGTTCACCACGTTCGACACGGTCCTCGGCGACACCCCGGCGAGCCGGGCGACGTCGCGCAGGGTGGCCTCGCGCATCTCACTCCTCGTGATCGCAATCGGTGACCGAGTGTGCTCCGCACCCCGCCTCTGCGACAACCCCGGCCACGGGACTGCGCACGTCCGTAGCGGCTTCATTTCGTCCGCATGACGTCTTGCAGCGCGGCAGAGCGGCCACCATAGTGCTTTGCAGCGCAGCAAGACGTACCTCCTGCACACCGCCGCCCTGGTGACAGAAAGGCGCTGCCATGCGCGGAAGCCCGTTCAAGACCGCATCGCTGCTCGCCGCCGCCCTCCTCGCCGCAACAGCCGTCACGGCCTGCGGGAGCGATGACGGCGGACCGGGCCCGGATGGCAAGATCCACGTCTCCGTGTGGGCGTGGTACCCGGAGTTCAAGGGCGTCGTGGACGCCTTCAACGCCTCGCACGACGACATCCAGGTGGACTGGACCAACGTGGGCACGGGGCCCGACCAGTACGCCAAGCTCAAGACCGCGTTCACGGCGGGCAAGGGCGCGCCGGACGTCGCGCAGGTCGAGTTCCAGCAGATCCCGACGTTCATCATCCTCGACGCGCTCGCGGACATGGGCGAGCACGGGGCGAACGAGGACGAGGGGCTGTACGCGGAGTGGGCGTGGAGCCAGGCCACGGACGGGGACAAGGTCTACGCCATCCCGGTCGACGGCGGGCCCATGGCGCTGATGTACCGGAAGGACCTGTTCGAGCAGAACGGGATTCCGGTGCCGAGGACGTGGGACGAGTACCGGAGCGCGGCGGAGCGGATCAAGGAGGTCGATCCGAACGGGCACATCGCCAGCTTCGGCAGCGACGGCGGGTGGATCAACGGGTTGATGTGGCAGGCCGGGTGCAGGCCGTACGGGTACTCGCAGGCCAAGGCCCGCGACGAGGTGCGGATCAGCTTGACCAGCCCGGAGTGCGTGAAGGTGGTGGAGTTCTACGGGGACCTGGTGTCGCGGGGGTTGATGGCGGAGGACCCGTTCTTCACGGCTGACGCGACCGCGGCGCTGGACTCGGGGAAGTACTGGACGTGGGCCGCGGCGGGGTGGACGCCGGGGTACGTGGCCGGGTCGTTGAAGAACACGGCCGGGAAGTGGGCGGTGGCGCCGATGCCGCAGTGGAACCCCGGTGCGGACGAGCAGGGGGACTGGGGCGGGTCGACGTTCACGGTCACCAAGCAGGCGCGCAACGCGCAGGCCGCGACGAAGGTGGCGCGGGAGCTGTTCGGGAAGTCCGAGGCCGCCTGGGACATCGGGTTGAACAAGGCGTTCCTGTACCCGCTGGTGAAGGACGTCGCGGCGAGCGCGGAGTTCACGGGCAAGGAGTACGAGTTCTTCGCGGGGCAGAAGGTGAACGAGATCTTCGTGCCGGTGTCGGACAAGCTGGGGGAGTTCCAGTACACGCCGTTCCAGGACTTCGTGTTCGGTGATCTGAACGACCGGAGCGCGGAGGCGATGGCGGGGACCCGGCCGTGGAGCGAGGTGCTCCCGGAGACGGAGAAGAACGTCGTCGCGTACGCGGAGAAGCAGGGCTTCCGGGTGACGCGGTGAGCACCGGGCTGCGGGGCCGCCGCTGGAGCACCGCGCACCCGGTGGCGGGGATGCTGTTCGTGCTGCCGTTCTTCGTGGTGGTGCTGGTTTTTCTGGTGGCGCCGCTCGCTTACGCCTTCTGGTTGAGCCTGTCGACGCGGAGCCTGGCGTTGGGGACGCGGTTCAGCGGGCTGGACAACTACGTCAGGGCGTTCACCGATCCGGTGCTGCTCGACGGCGCGCTGCGGGTGGTCGGGTTCGGGCTGGTGCAGATCCCGGTGATGCTGGGGCTGGCGCTGTTCGGGGCGCTGCTGCTGGACGCGGTGAGCGGGCGGGTGGCCAAGGTGTTCCGGCTGGTCGCGTTCATGCCCTACGCGGTGCCCGCGGTGGTGGGGGCGCTGATGTGGGGGTTCCTGTACAGCAGGACGTTCGGGCCGTTCGCGGACCTGCCGGTGGTGGTGGGTGGTGAGCCGCTGGACTTCTTCGGGCCGGGGTTGTTGCTGGTCTCGTTGGGCAACATCGTCACCTGGGCGTGGACCGGCTACAACATGATCGTTCTGTACTCGGCGCTGCAAGGGGTTCCGAGGGAGGTGTACGAGGCGGCCGTGGTGGACGGGGCCACGCCGGTGCAGGTTGCGTTGCGGGTGAAGGTTCCGGCCATTCGGGGCGCGCTCGCGCTGGCCGGGGTGTTCACGGTGATCGGGACGATGCAGTTCTTCACCGAGCCGTACGTGATGGCGAGGTTCGCGCCCCAGGTGTCGGGTGGGTACACGCCTAATTTGTACGCGTACAACCAGGCGTTCGCGTACTCGGACTTCCACTACTCGGCGGCGATCTCGTTCGTGCTGGGGTTCGCGGTGTTCGTGGTGTCGTACGGGGCGGTGCTGGTCAACCGGTGGAGGGCGCGGGCGTGAGGCGAACCTCTGCGGTGGTGCCGAACCTGGTGATGGGCGCGGGGGTGCTGTATTTTTTGGTGCCCCTGTTGTGGGTCGTCGTCGCGGCCACCAAGAGCCAGGCTGATCTGCTGTCCAGTCCGGCTTTGTGGTTCGCGGATTTCAGCCTGGTCGACAACGTGGGCAAGCTCTTCCGCGAAGATGGCGGGGCGTATGGGAAGTGGTTGCTGAACACGGCGGTGTACTCGGGCGCGAGTGCGGTCGGGGCGACTGCCTTGGCCGCGTTGGCGGGGTACGGGCTGGCCCGGTTCTCGTTTCCCGGGAAGAAGTTCTTCGAGACCGCACTGCTGGGCATGGTCATGGTGCCCGCGACCGCGCTGGTGCTGCCGACGTATCTGATTCTGGCTGAGCTGGAGTTGGTGAACACCCGGTGGGCGGTGATCCTGCCGTCGCTGCTGCACCCGTTCGGCGCTTACCTGATGCGGGTGTACATCGCGCAGAGCGTGCCGGAGGAGCTGATCGACGCGGCTCGGGTCGACCGGGCGGGCGAGGCGCTGATCTTCTGGCGGGTGGTGCTGCCGGTGGTCCGGCCTGCGCTGGTGACCGTGTTCCTGTTCACGCTGGTGGCCACGTGGAACAACTACTTCCTGCCGCTGGTCATGCTGAGCGACAGCGACCTGTACCCGCTCACCGTGGGGCTCACCACCTGGTTCAACACCGCGCAGCAGGAAGCGGGGACCAGGGTGCTGTTCAACCTCGTCATCACCGGGGCGCTGATCGCGATCGTCCCGCTCATCACCGCTTTCGTGCTGCTGCAGAGGTTCTGGCGCAGTGGTGCGAGCGCCGGCGCGCTGAAGTAGGGGAGTGGCTGTGCTGAGAGCAGTTGTGTCGTTCCGGACCGACGACGTGGTGGGGCCGGTGCGCAGGAGGCTGTTCGGGTCGTTCGTGGAGCACCTGGGGAGGTGCGTGTACGGCGGGATCCACGAGCCGGGGCACCCGTCGGCGGACGAGGAGGGGTTCCGGCGGGACGTGCTGGCGCTGACCCGCGAGATGGGGGTGTCGGTGGTCCGGTACCCCGGTGGGAACTTCGTGTCCGGGTACCGCTGGGAGGACGGGGTGGGGCCGCGCGGGCAGCGGCCGGTGCGGCGGGACCTGGCGTGGCGCAGCATCGAGTCGAACGAGGTCGGGCTGGACGAGTTCGTGCGGTGGGCCCGGAAGGCGGAGGTCGAGGTGATGTACGCGGTCAACCTCGGGACTCGGGGGGTGGCCGAGGCGCTGGACGTGCACGAGTACGCGAATCACGGTTCGGGAACGACGTTGTCGGACCTGCGGGTCGCGAACGGGAGCGCGGAGCCGCACGGGATCTCGTTGTGGTGCTTGGGGAACGAGATGGACGGGCCGTGGCAGCTGGGGCACAAGACGGCGGAGGAGTACGGCAGGCTGGCGGCTGAGACCGCCAGGGCGCTGCGGCAGGCGGAGCCGGGGGTGGAGTTGGTGGCGTGCGGGAGCTCCAGCTCCGCGATGCCCACCTTCGGCGAGTGGGAGCGGGTTGTGCTGGAGGCCGCGTACGAGGAGGTCGACCACATCTCGTGCCACGCGTACTACGAGGTGCTGGACGGGGACGTGGACAGTTTTCTGGCTTCTGCGGAGGACATGGACCGGTTCATCGGGAGTGTTGCTGCCACGGCGGACGCGGTGGGCGCGAAGGTGAAGAGCCCGAAGCGGATCGGGATCTCGTTCGACGAGTGGAACGTGTGGTCGATCAAGGACTTTGAGGCGTCGCGGACCTCGGAGTGGCGGAGTGCGCCGAAGTTGATCGAGGACACGTACGACGTGGCGGACGCGGTGGTGGTGGGGAACTTGTTGATCTCGCTGCTGCGGCACGCGGATCGGGTCGCGGTGGCTTGCCAGGCGCAACTGGTGAACGTGATCGCGCCGATTCGGTGCGAGCCGGATTCGGCGGCTTGGAGGCAGACGACGTTTCACCCGTTCGCGTTGACGTCGCGGTTGGCGCGGGGGGAGGTGCTGCGGACTGTGGTGGATGGGCCTACGCAGGACACCGGGCGGTTCGGGGAGGTTCCGGTGGTGGACGCGGTGGTGACGCGGGAGGGGGAGG includes:
- a CDS encoding carbohydrate ABC transporter permease encodes the protein MSTGLRGRRWSTAHPVAGMLFVLPFFVVVLVFLVAPLAYAFWLSLSTRSLALGTRFSGLDNYVRAFTDPVLLDGALRVVGFGLVQIPVMLGLALFGALLLDAVSGRVAKVFRLVAFMPYAVPAVVGALMWGFLYSRTFGPFADLPVVVGGEPLDFFGPGLLLVSLGNIVTWAWTGYNMIVLYSALQGVPREVYEAAVVDGATPVQVALRVKVPAIRGALALAGVFTVIGTMQFFTEPYVMARFAPQVSGGYTPNLYAYNQAFAYSDFHYSAAISFVLGFAVFVVSYGAVLVNRWRARA
- a CDS encoding carbohydrate ABC transporter permease; protein product: MPNLVMGAGVLYFLVPLLWVVVAATKSQADLLSSPALWFADFSLVDNVGKLFREDGGAYGKWLLNTAVYSGASAVGATALAALAGYGLARFSFPGKKFFETALLGMVMVPATALVLPTYLILAELELVNTRWAVILPSLLHPFGAYLMRVYIAQSVPEELIDAARVDRAGEALIFWRVVLPVVRPALVTVFLFTLVATWNNYFLPLVMLSDSDLYPLTVGLTTWFNTAQQEAGTRVLFNLVITGALIAIVPLITAFVLLQRFWRSGASAGALK
- a CDS encoding ABC transporter substrate-binding protein, producing MRGSPFKTASLLAAALLAATAVTACGSDDGGPGPDGKIHVSVWAWYPEFKGVVDAFNASHDDIQVDWTNVGTGPDQYAKLKTAFTAGKGAPDVAQVEFQQIPTFIILDALADMGEHGANEDEGLYAEWAWSQATDGDKVYAIPVDGGPMALMYRKDLFEQNGIPVPRTWDEYRSAAERIKEVDPNGHIASFGSDGGWINGLMWQAGCRPYGYSQAKARDEVRISLTSPECVKVVEFYGDLVSRGLMAEDPFFTADATAALDSGKYWTWAAAGWTPGYVAGSLKNTAGKWAVAPMPQWNPGADEQGDWGGSTFTVTKQARNAQAATKVARELFGKSEAAWDIGLNKAFLYPLVKDVAASAEFTGKEYEFFAGQKVNEIFVPVSDKLGEFQYTPFQDFVFGDLNDRSAEAMAGTRPWSEVLPETEKNVVAYAEKQGFRVTR
- a CDS encoding LacI family DNA-binding transcriptional regulator; the encoded protein is MREATLRDVARLAGVSPRTVSNVVNGYAPVTEATRAKVEKAIAELDYRPNVVARNLARGRSGQIAVVVPYLDTPYFSELLQGIIPRARAGGYNVLVDQTDGDPEHERELIRRRARGFAFDGLIFSPLGLAQRDLADADPTLPLVVLGERSAAGSFDHVGIDDVAASREATAHLISLGRRRIAAIGDQPYPTGEAAQLRTTGFRQAHLDAALEVDEALVIGTPRFNRADGAGAMRRLLNRSDPPDAVFCYSDLVALGALHAALERGVRVPEDVALIGYDDIEEGRYSNPTISTVSPDKEAIAATAVERLLMRIGLGRGTEGVAGVEVRAAHRLVARESTLGRAAR
- a CDS encoding alpha-N-arabinofuranosidase, which encodes MLRAVVSFRTDDVVGPVRRRLFGSFVEHLGRCVYGGIHEPGHPSADEEGFRRDVLALTREMGVSVVRYPGGNFVSGYRWEDGVGPRGQRPVRRDLAWRSIESNEVGLDEFVRWARKAEVEVMYAVNLGTRGVAEALDVHEYANHGSGTTLSDLRVANGSAEPHGISLWCLGNEMDGPWQLGHKTAEEYGRLAAETARALRQAEPGVELVACGSSSSAMPTFGEWERVVLEAAYEEVDHISCHAYYEVLDGDVDSFLASAEDMDRFIGSVAATADAVGAKVKSPKRIGISFDEWNVWSIKDFEASRTSEWRSAPKLIEDTYDVADAVVVGNLLISLLRHADRVAVACQAQLVNVIAPIRCEPDSAAWRQTTFHPFALTSRLARGEVLRTVVDGPTQDTGRFGEVPVVDAVVTREGEEVVVFLVNRHRHESVEVGFEGGERGVVEAWVLGDEDSGAINTALQPERVKPRGLGVERDGTAVRVVLPPVSWGVVRMGGDVRGEM